In Methanobrevibacter sp., the following proteins share a genomic window:
- a CDS encoding 50S ribosomal protein L14e, with translation MASIEVGRVCVKIAGREAGEKCAIVEIIDENYVEVVGEAVKNRRCNIAHLEPTEDSIDVSGDIDSIKAALADL, from the coding sequence ATGGCATCAATCGAAGTAGGTAGAGTATGTGTAAAAATCGCAGGTAGAGAAGCAGGCGAAAAATGCGCAATTGTTGAAATTATCGATGAAAACTATGTTGAAGTTGTTGGTGAAGCAGTTAAAAACAGAAGATGTAACATTGCTCACTTAGAACCAACTGAAGATTCTATCGATGTTTCTGGTGACATTGACTCTATTAAAGCAGCTTTAGCTGACTTATAA
- a CDS encoding 50S ribosomal protein L32e produces MANKRFKRQEYARYKKLGIKWRRPRGKTSKMRRYEAGKPDMPAIGYRTPRAIRDLHPSGYNDVLVHNLQELEDLDPATDAARISASIGKRKKDLMLQKASELGIKVLNK; encoded by the coding sequence ATGGCTAATAAAAGATTTAAAAGACAAGAATATGCTCGTTATAAAAAACTTGGAATCAAATGGAGACGCCCTAGAGGTAAAACCAGTAAAATGAGAAGATACGAAGCAGGCAAACCTGATATGCCAGCTATTGGTTACAGAACCCCTAGAGCTATAAGGGACTTACACCCTTCAGGGTACAACGATGTTCTTGTTCACAATTTACAAGAATTAGAAGACTTAGACCCAGCAACCGATGCTGCAAGAATAAGCGCTTCTATTGGTAAAAGGAAAAAAGATTTGATGTTACAAAAAGCATCAGAACTCGGAATTAAAGTTTTAAATAAATAA
- a CDS encoding 50S ribosomal protein L19e, with product MNLTTQRRLAASILKVGLNRVWIDPERLEEVSMAITREGVKQLINDGAIKAKPQKGISSYRSKKIKEQKAKGKRKGRGSIKGAQKARTPKKKAWMTTIRALRKDLKEMREEEVIDATTYRKLYKMAKGGAFRSKSYMRNYARDHDLIKGDD from the coding sequence ATGAATCTTACAACTCAAAGAAGATTAGCTGCTAGTATACTCAAAGTAGGGCTTAATCGTGTATGGATTGATCCAGAAAGATTAGAAGAAGTATCCATGGCGATTACTAGAGAAGGAGTAAAGCAGTTAATAAATGATGGAGCTATTAAAGCAAAACCTCAAAAAGGTATTAGTAGCTACAGATCTAAAAAAATCAAAGAACAAAAAGCAAAAGGTAAAAGAAAAGGTAGAGGTAGTATTAAAGGGGCTCAAAAAGCACGTACACCTAAGAAAAAAGCATGGATGACTACTATCAGAGCTTTAAGAAAAGATCTTAAAGAAATGCGTGAAGAAGAAGTAATTGATGCTACTACCTATCGTAAATTATACAAGATGGCTAAGGGTGGCGCATTCAGAAGTAAATCTTACATGAGAAACTACGCCCGTGACCATGATTTAATTAAAGGAGATGACTAA
- a CDS encoding uL15m family ribosomal protein, producing the protein MIRTKRKINKQRGSRSNGGGCTKKRRGAGNKGGKGKAGMGKQHWTWTVIHDPDHFGKHGFKRPQKMIKKVNAVNLSYLEEQADNLIASGKASKEGDAIVIDVTELGYDKVLAKGTITKAFKISAPQFSAGAIEKIEELGGEAIEL; encoded by the coding sequence ATGATTAGAACAAAACGTAAAATTAACAAACAAAGAGGTTCTAGATCCAACGGTGGAGGCTGTACTAAAAAACGTAGAGGTGCAGGTAACAAAGGTGGTAAAGGTAAAGCAGGTATGGGTAAACAACACTGGACCTGGACTGTTATCCACGACCCTGACCACTTTGGTAAACATGGATTCAAAAGACCTCAAAAAATGATTAAAAAAGTTAATGCGGTTAATTTAAGTTATTTAGAAGAACAAGCTGACAATTTAATTGCAAGTGGAAAAGCTTCTAAAGAAGGAGATGCAATTGTCATTGATGTGACTGAATTAGGTTATGATAAAGTTTTAGCTAAAGGAACTATTACTAAAGCTTTCAAAATCTCTGCACCTCAATTTTCCGCTGGTGCAATCGAAAAAATTGAAGAATTAGGAGGCGAAGCTATAGAATTATAG
- a CDS encoding 30S ribosomal protein S14: MPRKYGKAAKKCSRCGDHSAMISRYGLNLCRQCFREIAPKIGFKKYN, translated from the coding sequence TTGCCAAGAAAATACGGAAAAGCTGCAAAAAAATGTAGTCGTTGTGGAGACCACTCTGCTATGATTAGTAGATATGGATTAAATTTATGCAGACAATGTTTTAGGGAAATTGCTCCTAAAATTGGATTTAAAAAATATAATTAG
- the rpmD gene encoding 50S ribosomal protein L30 has translation MFLVIRVRGTTGVIKNIADTLDMLRLNRISHAVLVEENPSFEGMLQKAKDYITWGEVDEELLAAMIAKRGRLPGNVKVTEEYVAENTDYNDIQELAKALINSDVKLADVGIKPVFRLHPPRKGYEDIRLSVNEGGSLGYRGEEINNLAKRML, from the coding sequence ATGTTTTTAGTTATTAGAGTTAGAGGAACTACTGGTGTCATAAAAAATATTGCTGACACTTTAGACATGTTAAGACTTAACAGAATCAGCCATGCAGTTTTAGTTGAAGAAAATCCTAGTTTTGAAGGTATGCTTCAAAAAGCTAAGGATTACATCACCTGGGGTGAAGTCGATGAAGAACTTTTAGCAGCTATGATTGCAAAAAGAGGTAGACTTCCAGGTAATGTTAAAGTTACTGAGGAATATGTTGCAGAAAATACTGATTACAACGATATTCAAGAATTAGCAAAAGCTTTAATTAATTCTGATGTCAAATTAGCTGATGTAGGTATTAAACCTGTATTCCGTTTACACCCTCCTAGAAAAGGATACGAAGACATTCGTTTATCTGTAAATGAAGGTGGATCCTTAGGTTACAGGGGAGAAGAAATTAACAATCTCGCAAAAAGAATGCTTTAG
- a CDS encoding EMC3/TMCO1 family protein: protein MVGIQDAVFGALNAVFNPILSIDPNPTNPALTVLIIAFIVSLITTIANKYLVDQDELNEQQAKMNEFRSKLREAQKKGDGKEIAKLQAQQAEMMGDQTAMMTNQFKPMIVTFVPIILIFFWMRSSAIHNLVVILPSTVYWVTLTPLWHAIGSVVYGGKATIPYGIGWLLWYMICTFGMSQILRKFLGFKQGF, encoded by the coding sequence ATGGTTGGTATACAAGATGCAGTATTCGGAGCTTTGAATGCGGTTTTTAATCCGATTCTTTCTATTGATCCGAATCCTACAAACCCTGCTTTAACAGTTTTAATCATTGCATTTATAGTATCACTAATTACTACAATTGCAAATAAGTACTTAGTAGACCAAGATGAATTAAACGAACAACAAGCTAAAATGAACGAGTTTCGAAGTAAATTAAGAGAAGCTCAGAAAAAAGGAGATGGAAAAGAAATTGCTAAACTTCAAGCCCAACAGGCTGAAATGATGGGTGATCAAACTGCAATGATGACAAATCAGTTTAAACCAATGATTGTTACTTTCGTACCAATTATTTTGATTTTCTTTTGGATGAGATCATCTGCAATTCATAATTTAGTTGTAATCTTACCAAGTACTGTATACTGGGTTACTTTAACTCCTTTATGGCATGCTATCGGTAGTGTTGTGTATGGAGGTAAAGCTACAATTCCATATGGTATCGGTTGGTTATTATGGTATATGATTTGTACTTTTGGAATGAGTCAGATATTAAGAAAATTCTTAGGATTTAAACAAGGGTTCTAA
- a CDS encoding 50S ribosomal protein L34e — MPANRFRSRSYKRVHKNTPGGENVLRYKKKKPSKHVCAECGKVLHGVPRGRPYEIGKLSKTAKRPNRPFGGYLCSSCARKHFKNEARK; from the coding sequence ATGCCTGCAAATAGGTTTAGATCAAGATCATATAAAAGAGTTCATAAAAACACTCCTGGTGGAGAAAATGTTTTAAGATATAAAAAGAAAAAACCATCTAAGCATGTATGTGCTGAATGTGGTAAAGTGTTACATGGAGTTCCTCGTGGACGCCCATATGAAATTGGAAAATTATCAAAAACAGCTAAAAGACCTAACCGTCCTTTCGGTGGGTACTTATGCTCAAGTTGTGCTCGTAAACATTTCAAAAACGAGGCTAGAAAATAA
- the rpsE gene encoding 30S ribosomal protein S5, which produces MSFNIDEWEPKTKMGRLVKDGTITDIDEIFEKGLPIMELEIVDALIPDLEEEVMDVNLVQRMHKSGRKVNFRVIVAVGNKDGYVGLGQGKAKEVGPAIRKAVDNAKYNIIKVRRGCGDWGCVCGREHTVPFKVQGKTSSVSVTLMPAPAGVGLVVGDVGKTILKLAGIHDVWSQTFGQTQTTVNFANAVFDALKELSNVKASQEDLKKMGVNY; this is translated from the coding sequence ATGAGTTTTAATATTGATGAATGGGAACCTAAAACTAAAATGGGAAGATTAGTTAAAGATGGAACCATTACAGATATCGATGAAATTTTTGAAAAAGGTCTTCCAATCATGGAATTAGAAATAGTTGATGCCTTAATTCCAGATTTAGAAGAAGAAGTAATGGATGTTAACTTAGTTCAAAGGATGCACAAATCTGGTAGAAAAGTTAATTTCAGAGTAATTGTTGCTGTAGGTAACAAAGACGGATATGTAGGATTAGGTCAAGGTAAAGCTAAAGAAGTTGGTCCTGCTATCAGAAAAGCTGTTGACAACGCTAAATACAACATTATTAAAGTAAGAAGAGGTTGTGGAGATTGGGGTTGTGTATGTGGAAGAGAACACACAGTTCCATTCAAAGTACAAGGTAAAACCAGTAGTGTAAGTGTTACCTTAATGCCAGCTCCTGCAGGTGTAGGTTTAGTAGTTGGTGACGTTGGTAAAACAATCTTAAAACTTGCTGGTATCCATGATGTATGGTCTCAAACTTTCGGACAAACCCAAACTACTGTTAACTTTGCTAATGCAGTATTTGATGCTTTAAAAGAATTAAGTAATGTTAAAGCTAGTCAAGAAGACCTTAAAAAGATGGGAGTTAACTACTAA
- a CDS encoding 50S ribosomal protein L18: MAQGTNYKVAFRRRREGKTDYGARLKLVDYEKSRLVVRVSNAHATVQVIDYAPEGDITVASAVSKQLSGFGYKGHSGNISAFYLTGYLCAKRALAKGVEYAILDIGLKSPIKGSKIFAALKGAVDAGLEVPHGDFIFPEDERIRGEHVANYAESLNAEEVAAKFSKYLERGLNPTDLPENFDETLKNIDEAEV; this comes from the coding sequence ATGGCACAAGGAACTAACTATAAAGTTGCATTCAGAAGAAGAAGAGAAGGTAAAACTGATTACGGTGCTAGATTAAAATTAGTCGACTATGAAAAATCTCGTTTAGTTGTTAGAGTATCAAACGCTCATGCAACTGTTCAAGTTATTGATTACGCTCCTGAAGGAGATATCACTGTTGCTTCTGCAGTAAGTAAACAATTATCTGGTTTCGGATACAAAGGACACTCCGGAAACATTTCCGCATTCTACTTAACCGGATACCTCTGTGCTAAAAGAGCTTTAGCTAAAGGTGTTGAATATGCAATTTTAGATATTGGTTTAAAATCTCCAATTAAAGGATCTAAAATATTCGCTGCATTAAAAGGTGCTGTAGATGCTGGTTTAGAAGTACCTCACGGTGATTTCATTTTCCCTGAAGATGAACGTATCAGAGGAGAACACGTAGCAAATTATGCTGAATCATTAAACGCTGAAGAAGTTGCTGCAAAATTCTCAAAATATTTAGAAAGAGGTCTCAATCCAACTGATTTACCTGAAAACTTTGATGAAACTTTAAAAAATATTGATGAGGCAGAGGTATAA
- a CDS encoding 30S ribosomal protein S8, with protein MSLMDPLADALTNIRNNELQVNDSCVISPASKLIGQVLSTMQKENYIGNFEYIDDNRAGKFTVELLGNINKCGVIKPRHAVKKDEFEKFEKRYLPAKNFGILIVTTPEGIMTHNEAKERGIGGRLLAYMY; from the coding sequence ATGAGTCTTATGGATCCTCTTGCTGATGCTTTAACTAACATTAGAAATAACGAATTACAAGTAAACGATTCCTGTGTTATTTCTCCTGCTTCCAAATTAATTGGACAAGTTTTAAGCACAATGCAAAAAGAGAATTATATTGGTAATTTTGAATATATTGATGACAACAGGGCAGGTAAATTCACTGTTGAATTATTAGGTAACATTAACAAATGTGGTGTTATCAAACCTCGTCACGCTGTTAAAAAAGATGAATTCGAGAAATTTGAAAAAAGATATTTGCCAGCAAAAAACTTTGGTATTTTAATCGTCACTACTCCTGAAGGAATTATGACTCACAATGAGGCTAAAGAAAGAGGAATTGGCGGACGTTTGTTGGCTTACATGTATTAG
- the cmk gene encoding (d)CMP kinase gives MIITLGGLAGTGTTTTAELLSEKLDIPYISAGFVFREMAAERGMSVLEFSEFAEGNDDIDKEIDRRQAQKAKEAENLIIEGRLSAYFVDNADLRLWLVTPFDVRSKRIAEREEKTVDVAKNEIIIREKSEALRYMEIHNIDISNMDIYDLIINTGTFNPEEVSEIIIQTLKVI, from the coding sequence ATGATTATTACTCTAGGTGGATTAGCTGGAACAGGAACTACAACTACTGCTGAACTGCTCAGCGAAAAGTTGGATATTCCTTATATTTCTGCAGGTTTTGTATTTAGGGAAATGGCTGCAGAAAGAGGTATGAGTGTTCTTGAATTTAGTGAATTTGCTGAAGGTAATGATGATATTGATAAAGAGATAGACAGAAGGCAAGCTCAAAAAGCTAAGGAAGCAGAAAATTTAATAATTGAAGGCAGGTTATCTGCGTATTTTGTAGATAATGCGGATTTAAGACTTTGGTTAGTAACTCCATTTGATGTTCGATCTAAACGGATAGCTGAAAGAGAAGAAAAAACTGTGGATGTAGCTAAAAACGAGATTATAATTCGTGAAAAGAGTGAAGCCTTAAGATACATGGAAATTCATAATATTGACATTTCAAATATGGATATCTATGATTTAATTATAAATACTGGTACATTCAATCCTGAAGAAGTATCAGAAATCATTATTCAAACATTAAAGGTGATATAA
- the rplX gene encoding 50S ribosomal protein L24 yields MSKQPRKQRKALYNAPAHARGKHLSASLSKDLREKVGKRSLPLRTGDKVRVLRGDFAGQEGEVLTVDYGSYKVTIEEVTLSKPDGTATFLPVDPSNLVIIDADLSDDKRLKNKGDN; encoded by the coding sequence ATGTCAAAACAACCAAGAAAACAAAGAAAAGCTCTTTATAATGCTCCTGCTCACGCACGTGGAAAACATTTAAGTGCTTCTTTAAGTAAAGATTTAAGGGAAAAAGTCGGAAAAAGATCTTTACCTTTAAGAACAGGAGATAAAGTTAGAGTTCTCCGTGGAGATTTCGCCGGACAGGAAGGTGAAGTCCTTACTGTGGATTACGGTTCCTACAAAGTAACTATTGAAGAAGTTACATTATCCAAACCTGACGGAACTGCTACATTTCTCCCTGTAGATCCATCTAACTTAGTAATTATTGATGCAGATTTAAGTGATGATAAAAGATTAAAAAATAAAGGAGATAATTAA
- a CDS encoding 30S ribosomal protein S4e, translated as MAKMGSRKHLKRYKAPKSWPIHPKEDTWTVKPSAGSHSINSSVPLTLIIRDVLKLADNSREAKRIINSGNILVDGRIVKDYKFPVGFMDIIEIPKTGESYRVLLDRKGRLQLDLIDENSAKLSKIVNKSTIKGGKTQLNLHDGKNVIIDEDAYSVGDVISLKVPEQEIEEVYALEEGATVLVTGGKHTGELGTVTEIIENKSSNPNTIIIENSSKDEFLTLKDYAFVVGGDAPAISLLEVNK; from the coding sequence ATGGCTAAAATGGGATCTAGAAAACATCTTAAAAGATATAAAGCACCAAAATCTTGGCCTATTCATCCTAAAGAAGATACCTGGACTGTAAAACCTTCCGCAGGTTCTCATTCCATTAATAGTTCTGTTCCATTAACATTAATTATCAGAGATGTTTTAAAATTAGCAGACAATTCTAGAGAAGCTAAAAGGATCATTAACTCTGGTAATATTTTAGTTGATGGAAGAATTGTTAAAGATTACAAATTCCCAGTAGGTTTCATGGACATCATTGAAATTCCAAAAACTGGTGAATCTTACAGAGTTCTTTTAGATAGAAAAGGCAGATTACAATTAGATTTAATTGATGAGAATAGTGCTAAATTATCAAAAATTGTTAACAAATCTACTATCAAAGGTGGAAAAACTCAATTAAACCTTCATGATGGTAAAAATGTTATTATTGATGAAGATGCATACTCTGTTGGAGATGTAATTTCATTAAAAGTACCTGAACAAGAAATTGAAGAAGTTTACGCTTTAGAAGAAGGAGCTACTGTTCTTGTTACTGGTGGTAAACACACTGGTGAATTAGGTACTGTAACTGAAATAATTGAAAATAAATCTTCTAACCCAAATACTATTATTATTGAAAATAGTTCTAAAGATGAATTTTTAACTTTAAAAGATTATGCGTTTGTTGTTGGTGGCGATGCTCCAGCAATCTCTTTATTGGAGGTTAATAAATGA
- a CDS encoding 50S ribosomal protein L6, with translation MVVAAAIREEIEIPEGVEVIIENNEVSVKGPNGENSRKFTYPNVNISEEDDKVVLTTSFPKKKDKAMIGTTRAHINNMITGVTDGFEYHMKIVYAHFPMNVKVQKDNVVIDNFLGERHPRTAKIVGDAKVAVKGDEVTITGINKEHVGQTMANLEQATKIKGRDPRVFQDGIYLTSKE, from the coding sequence ATGGTAGTAGCTGCAGCTATAAGGGAAGAAATTGAAATCCCTGAAGGCGTTGAAGTTATAATTGAAAATAATGAGGTTTCTGTTAAAGGACCTAATGGAGAAAACTCCAGAAAATTTACTTATCCTAATGTAAATATTAGTGAAGAAGATGACAAAGTAGTTTTAACTACTTCATTTCCTAAAAAGAAAGATAAAGCAATGATTGGAACCACTAGAGCACACATTAACAATATGATTACTGGTGTAACTGATGGTTTCGAATATCATATGAAAATTGTATACGCTCACTTTCCAATGAACGTAAAAGTTCAAAAGGACAATGTTGTAATTGATAACTTCCTCGGGGAAAGACACCCAAGAACTGCTAAAATAGTAGGTGATGCTAAAGTAGCAGTTAAAGGTGATGAGGTAACAATTACAGGTATTAATAAGGAACATGTTGGTCAAACAATGGCTAACTTAGAACAAGCAACTAAAATTAAAGGAAGAGATCCTAGAGTATTCCAAGACGGAATATACTTAACTAGCAAAGAATAG
- the secY gene encoding preprotein translocase subunit SecY, which produces MSSLEVLEPIFKVVPEVKSPVHREDFNEKLKWTALVLVLYYFLTQIPLYGLAPGAIDQFAQLRAVMAGSFGSILTLGIGPIVTASIVLQLLVGSNLLDLDLSSHKDKSHFQATQKVLSIVFTLFEASVLVLTGNLVPIDGSYTALLILQLVVGALVIIYLDEVVSKWGFGSGIGLFIAAGVCQAIVVGTFSILNGADGLLAGIIPKFIQLATTGVYDFSILIPLIATIIVFLVVLYGESMRVEIPISHGSVRGHGRIRGSVGKYPLKFVYSSNMPVILTSALLVNVTLFANVFQKIGVPILGHIQNGKPVDGIAWLLSTPSLQMFITEPIHVLIYAIFFIAFCMLFSYLWVEISGLNAKKISEQLYNSGIQIPGFRSSKRQLYKILKKYIPALTIISGIYVGLIAFLADLTGALGGGTGVLLTVGIIHKLYEEMAEEQLMSSNPLLRKFLGD; this is translated from the coding sequence ATGTCATCACTAGAAGTATTAGAGCCAATATTTAAAGTTGTTCCTGAAGTTAAATCTCCAGTTCACAGAGAAGACTTCAATGAAAAACTTAAATGGACTGCTCTAGTTTTAGTATTATATTACTTTTTAACACAGATTCCATTATACGGATTAGCTCCTGGAGCTATAGATCAATTTGCTCAATTAAGAGCAGTTATGGCGGGAAGTTTCGGTTCAATTCTTACTTTAGGAATTGGTCCTATTGTTACTGCTTCAATTGTACTTCAATTGTTAGTAGGTTCTAATCTTTTGGATTTAGATTTATCTTCTCATAAAGATAAGTCTCATTTTCAAGCTACTCAAAAAGTTTTATCAATTGTGTTCACTCTTTTTGAAGCTTCTGTTTTAGTTTTAACTGGTAATTTAGTACCTATTGATGGTTCTTATACTGCACTTTTAATTCTACAATTAGTAGTTGGTGCATTAGTTATTATTTATCTTGATGAAGTTGTTTCTAAATGGGGATTCGGTAGTGGAATTGGTTTATTCATTGCAGCTGGTGTATGTCAAGCTATTGTTGTAGGTACATTCAGTATTCTAAATGGTGCTGATGGTTTACTTGCTGGTATTATTCCAAAATTCATCCAATTAGCTACCACTGGAGTATATGACTTCTCTATTTTAATACCATTAATTGCTACTATTATTGTATTCTTAGTAGTTCTTTATGGTGAATCTATGAGAGTTGAAATTCCTATTTCTCACGGTAGTGTAAGAGGTCATGGTAGAATCAGAGGTTCTGTTGGTAAATATCCATTAAAATTCGTTTACTCCAGTAACATGCCAGTTATTTTAACAAGTGCATTACTTGTAAACGTAACTTTATTTGCAAATGTTTTCCAAAAAATTGGTGTTCCTATTTTAGGACATATTCAAAATGGTAAACCTGTTGATGGTATCGCTTGGTTATTATCAACCCCTAGTTTACAGATGTTTATAACTGAACCGATTCACGTTTTAATCTATGCAATCTTTTTCATTGCATTTTGTATGTTATTCTCCTACCTATGGGTAGAAATCAGTGGATTAAATGCTAAAAAGATTTCAGAACAACTTTATAATTCAGGTATCCAAATACCTGGTTTTAGAAGTAGTAAACGTCAATTATATAAAATTTTGAAAAAATATATTCCTGCACTTACCATTATCAGTGGTATTTATGTAGGTCTTATTGCTTTCCTTGCAGATTTAACTGGTGCTTTAGGTGGAGGTACCGGTGTATTGCTTACTGTAGGTATTATTCATAAACTTTATGAAGAAATGGCAGAGGAACAACTTATGTCCTCAAATCCACTTCTTAGAAAATTCTTAGGAGATTAA
- a CDS encoding 50S ribosomal protein L5, translating to MNPMNEVRVEKATVSIGVGEAGEKLSRAITLLEQMFDQTPVKTFSKVTNPEWGIRKKQPIACKLTLRGEKADKAIDMVLEGISRNIKPTQFDAQGNLSFGIREHIDIPGMRYNPDIGIFGMNVSVTFEKPGYRIAKRKIRQKKVPQKHRISKEETMKFMEENFKVNYVTE from the coding sequence ATGAACCCAATGAACGAAGTACGTGTCGAAAAAGCTACAGTAAGTATTGGTGTTGGTGAAGCAGGTGAAAAATTATCCCGTGCTATCACTCTTTTAGAACAAATGTTTGACCAAACTCCTGTCAAAACTTTTTCTAAAGTAACTAACCCTGAATGGGGAATTAGGAAAAAACAACCAATCGCATGTAAATTAACTTTACGTGGAGAAAAAGCTGATAAAGCTATTGACATGGTATTAGAAGGTATTAGTAGAAATATTAAACCTACTCAATTTGATGCACAAGGAAACCTTTCTTTCGGTATCAGAGAACACATTGATATTCCAGGTATGAGATATAACCCAGATATCGGTATCTTTGGTATGAACGTTTCTGTTACTTTTGAAAAACCAGGTTACAGAATTGCTAAAAGAAAAATTAGACAAAAGAAAGTTCCTCAAAAACATAGAATCTCTAAAGAAGAAACTATGAAATTTATGGAAGAAAACTTCAAAGTTAATTATGTAACTGAATAA
- a CDS encoding RNA-guided pseudouridylation complex pseudouridine synthase subunit Cbf5, with protein sequence MKFNMVTKSESFTSSEFGCKPEDRPIMEYISKGVINLDKPSGPTSHEIDSWIKRILPLEKSGHGGTLDPKVTGILPVGLDDATRAIQLLLTAPKEYVCLLTFHQDVSEEKIREVFAEFTGKIFQLPPVKSAVKRELRTRNIYYSTIYEIEGRDVLFRIGCEAGTYVRTYCHNIGEALGVGAHMAELRRTQVGSFNEKNNLVTLQDVTDAYHFYLEDGDESFLRQAIMPMERAADYLPKIVIKDSAVDAVCHGADLACGGIVSLADNIQKNDIVAIETLKGELVAAGNSFLNSNEILDADSGFAVNVSKVFMKPDTYPRFWK encoded by the coding sequence ATGAAATTCAATATGGTTACAAAATCTGAAAGTTTTACTTCTTCTGAATTTGGTTGCAAACCTGAAGACAGGCCTATAATGGAATACATTTCTAAAGGTGTAATCAACTTGGATAAACCATCCGGTCCGACTTCTCATGAGATAGACTCTTGGATTAAAAGAATTTTACCTCTGGAAAAATCAGGGCATGGCGGAACATTAGATCCGAAAGTTACAGGAATTTTGCCTGTGGGTTTGGATGATGCAACTCGTGCAATACAACTATTATTAACCGCTCCAAAGGAATATGTTTGTCTTTTAACTTTCCATCAGGATGTTTCTGAAGAAAAAATTCGTGAAGTATTTGCTGAGTTTACAGGTAAAATTTTCCAGTTGCCTCCAGTCAAATCTGCCGTAAAACGTGAACTTAGAACACGTAATATTTATTATTCCACTATTTATGAAATTGAAGGCAGGGATGTACTTTTCAGAATTGGATGTGAAGCAGGAACCTATGTGAGAACTTATTGCCACAATATCGGTGAGGCATTGGGTGTTGGGGCTCATATGGCGGAGCTTAGAAGAACACAGGTTGGTTCATTCAATGAAAAAAATAACTTAGTTACATTGCAGGATGTTACTGATGCATATCATTTCTATCTTGAAGATGGTGATGAATCATTCCTACGTCAGGCTATTATGCCAATGGAAAGGGCAGCTGATTATTTGCCAAAAATTGTTATAAAAGATTCTGCAGTTGATGCTGTATGTCATGGTGCAGACCTTGCATGCGGAGGAATCGTGTCACTAGCGGACAATATTCAAAAAAATGATATTGTAGCTATTGAAACTCTTAAAGGAGAACTTGTTGCTGCAGGTAATTCATTTTTAAATTCAAATGAAATTTTAGATGCTGACTCAGGTTTTGCAGTTAATGTGTCTAAAGTTTTCATGAAACCAGATACCTATCCGAGATTCTGGAAATAA
- a CDS encoding adenylate kinase: protein MKLVVLTGIPGSGSTTLLGRALEKVDYVHLNYGDIMTEIAIKDGLVEDRDSLRKLPAETQKDIQAKAAKEIKARSENDNVIVDTHCTINTPAGFLPGLPIWVLEQLQPDLFILIEANPDEIIYRRLNDDTRERDLQKASEIQLHQEMNRATSMAYATLTGATVKILRNPDNHLDVSVSKLVDVLNL from the coding sequence TTGAAATTAGTAGTATTAACAGGTATTCCAGGTTCTGGAAGTACAACTTTACTTGGTAGGGCACTTGAAAAAGTTGATTATGTACATTTAAACTATGGCGACATAATGACTGAAATTGCTATTAAAGACGGTCTCGTAGAAGATAGAGATTCTTTAAGGAAATTACCGGCTGAAACACAAAAAGATATTCAAGCTAAGGCAGCTAAAGAAATCAAAGCAAGATCTGAAAATGATAATGTTATTGTAGATACTCATTGTACTATTAATACTCCTGCTGGATTCCTTCCGGGTCTTCCAATATGGGTTTTAGAACAGTTACAACCAGATCTTTTTATTTTGATTGAAGCAAATCCTGATGAAATTATCTACAGAAGATTAAATGACGATACTCGTGAACGTGATTTACAAAAAGCAAGTGAAATTCAATTACATCAAGAAATGAACAGGGCAACTTCAATGGCATATGCTACTTTGACTGGTGCTACAGTTAAAATTTTAAGAAATCCTGATAATCATTTAGATGTTTCAGTTTCTAAATTAGTAGATGTATTAAATTTATAG